A stretch of Episyrphus balteatus chromosome 2, idEpiBalt1.1, whole genome shotgun sequence DNA encodes these proteins:
- the LOC129910807 gene encoding arginine-glutamic acid dipeptide repeats protein isoform X3 has translation MAASTQGEIRVGPGHQVIDVYAKLPDYNPISSFPVDKEIDERELEEPRWSPGIVADGDLIMFVRAARSMAAFQGMCDGGLEDGCLAASRDDTTINALDVLHDSGYDTGTALQALVKCPVSKGIDKKWTEDETKKFIKGLRQFGKNFFRIHKDLLPHKETPELVEFYYLWKKTPGANNNRPHRRRRQSSLRRNRVTRASNAPPTKKEDTPEPQVPIEPIPVAKEENSSLTEDEASECDSDSSLTNKRDESPSRMRTRNKPQQNNNKEQVANGKRPKRGGTETPEVTDTNSPKTPTKTESNNKRKQAKQDTPNKKKRSDTDGDITDDSKEKRKRSDSPVESMNSDSRPDSVLDEGENTNDTPDPPQLAIAPPKEVEDKVVDEKVIVPVVVEHQAVKVEKELEQDEETNQQAPIVVVQQPQQLSPEKQCPDEIEKMPQPPIVNDQLNENDVSQEIPVQLPAVIPPPEEMVNNGGYVPKEQEMLSKIANMKQETNIALQPAVIGVVPPPTQPVLAPVVVPPQPPMEFSAKEVYIKKEPLDDSSSMDATCNQNSNEPQDLKVKIEVKSEEPKPNVNISPAGMSVGLPPPSALNPQACVNEMPEHKYDTQQPPPPFDGHIKFNNPSSEMKYPGDIEMKYNDQIKYNPAGEVVAKFPHEMKYPPPCEPMKYGQELPGKYELKYGMEHGGLPPKSFNEPIKIPDLKAYQQQQQHQPHQPPPSQENQQMKYPPLGSGDSNQQQQNPVAMPKPHYQADIHSLSRSPYDSSIMLKYGDPMGAKYGLGPPPGHQQPQDLKYPPPDGALKSAYHGENLIKSSPFGDPQGVVNKYPPSESPIDASSRSTPGQDSQGSNSNSQQSQQFHSPHPSPHMPSAVPAGMHPQNLVSQQHPGMPPNSLHHPTPTHPGMLSSLASQQQQLQHQHQLQQQQLQQQHQQQQQQQQQQQAQQVQQQQQQQQQQQQQQQQQQQQQQQQQQQQQQQQSQNSNSSNIQTSSSSSMLMPPSSGPNILMPPSSLQHMQPGGPSHLPPLHRPHQDIPQSLHHPGIPLSLQGHGGHGIPPPPQSHHPSSMQQQSPAGQQQGVRTPSPAQQRPMESQNNSNSQNSNSREQQMQQQPPHRTSPLPGLSNPQGMLGHPMPLHPHMHMQGHPVHHAAHMMGGPGMGGAGGPGAPLSLIGTAMSGLNDSGISRRTPPVGGIPSSVSSASSVQTTTTVPSSAFSRASPSVQNSSGPSQGPPQMHINSSSGSSSHRPSSPASSGGSISRQSPLHPVPQSPLGHHPSASALSAAAAAVAERDRHALLRQQSPHMTPPPVSSASALMASPLSKMYGPQAQRGLGTSPPPHLRPGASPPVIRHPQMPLPLPLIGPGAAMPQMGVHPGQAPYPHHLLHPSMFYSHHHNPFNSPYPYHPYGPGFPTAYMKPPPPAGPLDPAAVMAHHQGIPPQSTATRPEESSHSSAMDKQNMQNMQHKIKPPTPKTPQGSNSGNSASSTPTGVGGPVGPGGPGSGGGGGGGGGGGPPPQSQYPGSHPAYPPQQHPAFQENSPTLVKPTSHMDALRAHAHSASSNLGSHHSTEPLPIDIEPDPEPEIPSPTHNIPRGPSPEAKPDDTECHRSQSAIFVRHIDRGDYNSCTRTDLIFKPVADSKLARKREERDRKIAEKERERRQQQQQQQQQQQQQAQAAQQAAQQAKLKAELKPPYADTPALRQLSEYARPHVAFSPVEPMVAPYHHPMGPMYSRERQNYFFFGNYRELEDLKNAQAAAAASQSRLDPHWMEYYRMRGMHPSQFPLYANPAAISQMERERLGIPPPHHVSMDPNEHMIRLTREYHAHSHTHLHLPSQQQQEAGFQLPPNVGPYPRPNMLMQREPHSDVLLRMSYADQLQAAEFQRQSLHDQYFRQRPR, from the exons ATGGCGGCCTCCACTCAAGGAGAAATACGAGTGGGTCCCGGCCACCAGGTAATCGATGTCTAT GCAAAACTGCCCGATTATAATCCAATTTCAAGTTTTCCCGTTGATAAAGAAATCGATGAGCGTGAATTAGAAGAACCACGATGGAGTCCTGGAATAGTTGCCGATGGAGATTTAATAATGTTTGTACGTGCAGCACGTTCCATGGCAGCATTTCaag GCATGTGTGATGGAGGTTTAGAAGATGGTTGTTTAGCAGCAAGTCGTGATGATACTACAATAAATGCACTTGACGTT ttACATGATTCCGGTTATGATACAGGAACCGCCCTACAAGCTCTAGTTAAGTGTCCAGTTTCCAAAGGAATTGATAAAAAATGGACagaagatgaaacaaaaaaatttataaaaggtcTAAGACAATTTGGCAAGAATTTCTTTCGTATTCACAAAGATCTATTACCGCACAAAGAAACCCCCGAGCTTGTTGAATTCTACTATTTGTGGAAAAAGACTCCAGGCGCTAATAATAATCGACCACATCGTCGTCGGCGACAATCATCGTTGCGCCGTAATCGTGTAACACGTGCCAGTAACGCACCACCAACGAAAAAAGAGGACACACCCGAACCTCAAGTACCAATTGAACCAATTCCCGTAGCTAAAGAAGAGAACAGCTCATTGACCGAAGACGAAGCCAGTGAATGTGATAGTGATTCAAGCTTAACCAACAAAAGGGATGAATCACCATCTAGAATGAGGACACGTAATAAACCacaacaaaacaataataagGAACAAGTGGCAAATGGTAAGAGACCGAAACGAGGTGGAACCGAAACGCCAGAAGTTACCGATACAAACAGTCCCAAAACACCAACCAAAACGGAGAGCAATAATAAACGCAAGCAGGCGAAACAGGATACGCCTAACAAGAAGAAGAGGTCCGATACGGACGGAGACATCACCGATGATAGTAAGGAGAAGAGAAAGAGATCGGACAGTCCGGTGGAGAGCATGAATTCGGACAGTCGTCCCGATTCGGTGCTGGATGAGGGTGAAAATACAAATGATACACCTGATCCACCGCAGTTGGCTATTGCTCCGCCCAAAGAAGTCGAAGATAAAGTGGTGGACGAAAAGGTTATCGTTCCTGTTGTTGTTGAACATCAAGCTGTGAAAGTTGAAAAAGAACTGGAACAGGACGAAGAAACCAACCAGCAAGCACCGATTGTTGTAGTTCAGCAGCCACAACAGTTATCGCCAGAGAAACAGTGTCCTGATGAAATCGAGAAAATGCCACAACCGCCGATAGTTAATGATCAGTTAAATGAGAACGATGTGTCACAGGAAATACCGGTGCAGCTTCCTGCTGTTATTCCACCTCCAGAAGAGATGGTTAATAATGGTGGCTATGTTCCCAAGGAACAGGAAATGCTCTCTAAGATCGCCAACATGAAGCAGGAGACGAATATTGCCCTGCAACCGGCTGTTATCGGAGTGGTACCACCACCAACTCAGCCCGTACTAGCACCAGTAGTAGTACCACCTCAACCACCAATGGAGTTTTCAGCTAAAGAAGTGTACATTAAAAAAGAACCACTGGACGATTCGTCTTCAATGGATGCAACATGTAATCAAAATAGCAATGAACCACAAGACCTGAAGGTCAAAATTGAGGTCAAGAGCGAGGAACCCAAGCCAAATGTAAATATTTCCCCAGCTGGCATGTCTGTTGGACTGCCACCTCCGTCAGCGCTCAATCCTCAAGCGTGTGTCAACGAGATGCCAGAGCATAAATACGACACTCAACAGCCACCACCTCCATTCGATGGTCACATCAAGTTTAACAATCCCAGCAGCGAAATGAAATATCCTGGAGATATTGAAATGAAGTACAACGATCAAATCAAGTACAACCCAGCAGGCGAGGTTGTTGCGAAATTCCCTCATGAAATGAAATATCCACCGCCATGTGAACCGATGAAATATGGACAGGAGTTGCCAGGCAAATACGAATTAAAATACGGTATGGAGCATGGCGGCTTGCCACCAAAGTCATTCAATGAACCTATCAAAATCCCAGATCTCAAGGCAtatcagcagcagcaacaacatcaACCCCATCAACCGCCGCCTTCACAGGAGAACCAACAGATGAAGTATCCTCCATTAGGTAGCGGTGATTCCAATCAACAACAGCAGAACCCCGTTGCAATGCCAAAACCACACTATCAGGCTGACATTCATTCTTTGTCCCGCTCGCCTTACGATTCGAGCATAATGCTTAAATATGGCGATCCAATGGGTGCTAAATATGGTCTGGGACCACCACCTGGACACCAACAGCCGCAGGATTTGAAATACCCTCCACCGGATGGTGCACTCAAATCGGCCTACCATGGGGAAAATCTTATCAAAAGTAGTCCGTTTGGTGATCCTCAAGGTGTTGTCAATAAGTATCCGCCTTCAGAAAGTCCCATTGACGCTTCGTCTCGGTCTACACCCGGTCAGGATAGTCAGGGAAGTAATAGCAATTCGCAGCAGTCACAACAGTTTCATTCACCACATCCCTCACCCCATATGCCTTCAGCTGTGCCCGCGGGCATGCACCCACAGAACTTGGTTTCGCAGCAACATCCTGGTATGCCACCGAACTCGTTGCATCATCCAACACCCACACACCCAGGAATGCTCAGTTCGCTGGCTTCACAACAGCAACAATTGCAGCATCAGCATCAACTTCAACAACAGCAGcttcaacaacaacatcaacaacaacagcaacaacaacaacaacagcaagcaCAACAAgtgcagcagcaacaacaacagcaacagcagcaacaacaacagcagcagcaacaacaacaacagcaacaacaacaacaacagcagcaacaacaacagcagtcACAAAATTCCAACTCGTCGAATATACAAACTTCATCTTCATCAAGTATGTTAATGCCACCATCATCGGGTCCAAACATACTAATGCCACCAAGTTCGTTGCAACATATGCAACCTGGTGGGCCAAGTCATTTGCCGCCACTGCATAGACCACACCAAGATATTCCACAATCTCTTCATCATCCTGGTATTCCTCTCTCCCTACAAGGACATGGTGGGCATGGAATTCCACCTCCTCCACAAAGTCATCATCCTTCATCCATGCAACAGCAATCGCCAGCTGGACAACAACAAGGAGTACGAACGCCATCACCTGCTCAACAACGCCCCATGGAGtctcaaaataattcaaactCCCAAAACAGCAATAGCCGGGAACAGCAAATGCAACAGCAGCCTCCTCATCGAACATCACCTCTTCCGGGACTATCGAATCCACAGGGAATGCTTGGTCACCCAATGCCGCTTCACCCTCACATGCACATGCAAGGTCACCCAGTGCACCATGCAGCCCATATGATGGGTGGGCCTGGAATGGGCGGTGCAGGAGGACCTGGTGCTCCTCTGTCTCTGATCGGAACAGCGAtgagcggactaaacgactccGGAATTAGTAGACGTACCCCACCTGTAGGTGGAATTCCTTCGTCGGTGTCATCCGCTTCCTCTGTACAAACCACAACAACGGTGCCATCATCTGCATTTAGCCGAGCAAGTCCCAGCGTCCAAAACAGTTCAGGACCATCTCAAGGACCTCCACAAATGCACATAAACTCCTCTTCTGGTTCTTCCTCTCATCGACCGTCATCTCCAGCATCTAGTGGAGGCAGCATAAGCCGCCAATCTCCTCTCCACCCAGTGCCACAGAGTCCTCTAGGTCATCACCCCTCTGCATCGGCTCTTTCAGCTGCCGCAGCTGCAGTGGCTGAACGCGATCGTCATGCTTTGCTACGTCAACAATCACCGCATATGACTCCCCCACCGGTGTCTAGTGCATCAGCATTAATGGCCAGTCCTCTTAGTAAAATGTACGGCCCTCAGGCTCAACGGGGTTTGGGAACTTCACCACCTCCCCATTTGCGTCCTGGTGCATCACCGCCCGTGATACGACATCCGCAGATGCCACTTCCTCTTCCCTTAATCGGACCTGGAGCGGCAATGCCCCAAATGGGAGTGCATCCAGGTCAGGCGCCATACCCCCATCACCTGCTGCACCCTTCAATGTTCTACTCGCACCATCACAATCCTTTCAACTCACCTTACCCATACCATCCGTATGGTCCTGGCTTCCCAACGGCGTACATGAAACCTCCTCCGCCGGCGGGACCACTCGATCCAGCGGCGGTTATGGCTCACCATCAGGGCATACCACCACAATCGACAGCAACCCGTCCCGAAGAGAGCTCACACTCGTCGGCGATGGATAAGCAAAACATGCAAAATATGCAGCACAAAATCAAACCACCCACACCAAAGACGCCACAAGGTAGCAACAGTGGCAATAGCGCTAGTTCAACTCCAACCGGTGTTGGAGGACCAGTCGGACCAGGTGGACCCGGCTCAGGTGGAGGAGGCGGAGGTGGAGGTGGTGGTGGTCCACCACCACAATCTCAGTATCCTGGTTCTCATCCCGCTTATCCACCACAGCAACATCCAGCGTTCCAAGAGAACTCTCCAACGCTCGTCAAGCCTACAAGTCACATGGACGCGTTGCGTGCACATGCGCACTCGGCGAGTAGTAATTTAGGCAGCCATCATTCAACTGAACCTT TACCAATCGATATTGAACCAGATCCAGAGCCAGAAATTCCAAGTCCTACGCACAACATTCCTCGTGGACCTAGTCCCGAGGCTAAACCTGATGACACCGAATGCCATCGATCACAATCTGCAAT atttgTAAGGCACATTGACAGAGGAGACTACAACTCCTGCACAAGAACTGATTTGATATTCAAACCAGTTGCTGACTCGAAATTGGCACGCAAACGAGAAGAACGTGACCGAAAGATTGCCGAAAAGGAAAGAGAACGAAGACAG caacaacaacagcagcaacaacaacagcaacagcaggCCCAGGCTGCCCAACAAGCTGCTCAACAGGCCAAACTTAAAGCTGAATTGAAACCTCCCTACGCTGATACACCTGCCCTTCGACAGCTTTCCGAGTATGCAAGGCCACATGTTGCATTCAG CCCTGTTGAACCGATGGTAGCACCATATCATCACCCAATGGGGCCAATGTATAGTAGAGAGAG ACAAAATTACTTCTTTTTCGGTAATTACAGGGAACTTGAAGACCTGAAGAACGCACAAGCAGCTGCTGCTGCAAGCCAATCACGATTGGATCCACACTGGATGGAATACTATAGGATGAG agGAATGCATCCTTCGCAATTCCCACTATATGCGAATCCCGCTGCAATATCACAAATGGAAAGGGAACGCCTCGGAATACCACCACCACATCACGTTAGCATGGATCCAAACGAGCACATG ATACGATTGACCCGAGAATATCATGCACATTCTCATACTCATTTACATTTGCCTTCACAGCAACAACAGGAAGCCGGATTTCAACTGCCAC cGAATGTTGGACCATATCCGAGACCAAATATGCTTATGCAGAGGGAACCCCATTCGGATGTTTTACTTCGGATGTCGTACGCTGATCAGCTTCAg GCGGCTGAATTCCAAAGGCAATCCCTTCATGATCAGTATTTCAG ACAAAGACCGAGATAA
- the LOC129910807 gene encoding arginine-glutamic acid dipeptide repeats protein isoform X14: protein MAASTQGEIRVGPGHQVIDVYAKLPDYNPISSFPVDKEIDERELEEPRWSPGIVADGDLIMFVRAARSMAAFQGMCDGGLEDGCLAASRDDTTINALDVLHDSGYDTGTALQALVKCPVSKGIDKKWTEDETKKFIKGLRQFGKNFFRIHKDLLPHKETPELVEFYYLWKKTPGANNNRPHRRRRQSSLRRNRVTRASNAPPTKKEDTPEPQVPIEPIPVAKEENSSLTEDEASECDSDSSLTNKRDESPSRMRTRNKPQQNNNKEQVANGKRPKRGGTETPEVTDTNSPKTPTKTESNNKRKQAKQDTPNKKKRSDTDGDITDDSKEKRKRSDSPVESMNSDSRPDSVLDEGENTNDTPDPPQLAIAPPKEVEDKVVDEKVIVPVVVEHQAVKVEKELEQDEETNQQAPIVVVQQPQQLSPEKQCPDEIEKMPQPPIVNDQLNENDVSQEIPVQLPAVIPPPEEMVNNGGYVPKEQEMLSKIANMKQETNIALQPAVIGVVPPPTQPVLAPVVVPPQPPMEFSAKEVYIKKEPLDDSSSMDATCNQNSNEPQDLKVKIEVKSEEPKPNVNISPAGMSVGLPPPSALNPQACVNEMPEHKYDTQQPPPPFDGHIKFNNPSSEMKYPGDIEMKYNDQIKYNPAGEVVAKFPHEMKYPPPCEPMKYGQELPGKYELKYGMEHGGLPPKSFNEPIKIPDLKAYQQQQQHQPHQPPPSQENQQMKYPPLGSGDSNQQQQNPVAMPKPHYQADIHSLSRSPYDSSIMLKYGDPMGAKYGLGPPPGHQQPQDLKYPPPDGALKSAYHGENLIKSSPFGDPQGVVNKYPPSESPIDASSRSTPGQDSQGSNSNSQQSQQFHSPHPSPHMPSAVPAGMHPQNLVSQQHPGMPPNSLHHPTPTHPGMLSSLASQQQQLQHQHQLQQQQLQQQHQQQQQQQQQQQAQQVQQQQQQQQQQQQQQQQQQQQQQQQQQQQQQQQSQNSNSSNIQTSSSSSMLMPPSSGPNILMPPSSLQHMQPGGPSHLPPLHRPHQDIPQSLHHPGIPLSLQGHGGHGIPPPPQSHHPSSMQQQSPAGQQQGVRTPSPAQQRPMESQNNSNSQNSNSREQQMQQQPPHRTSPLPGLSNPQGMLGHPMPLHPHMHMQGHPVHHAAHMMGGPGMGGAGGPGAPLSLIGTAMSGLNDSGISRRTPPVGGIPSSVSSASSVQTTTTVPSSAFSRASPSVQNSSGPSQGPPQMHINSSSGSSSHRPSSPASSGGSISRQSPLHPVPQSPLGHHPSASALSAAAAAVAERDRHALLRQQSPHMTPPPVSSASALMASPLSKMYGPQAQRGLGTSPPPHLRPGASPPVIRHPQMPLPLPLIGPGAAMPQMGVHPGQAPYPHHLLHPSMFYSHHHNPFNSPYPYHPYGPGFPTAYMKPPPPAGPLDPAAVMAHHQGIPPQSTATRPEESSHSSAMDKQNMQNMQHKIKPPTPKTPQGSNSGNSASSTPTGVGGPVGPGGPGSGGGGGGGGGGGPPPQSQYPGSHPAYPPQQHPAFQENSPTLVKPTSHMDALRAHAHSASSNLGSHHSTEPLPIDIEPDPEPEIPSPTHNIPRGPSPEAKPDDTECHRSQSAIFVRHIDRGDYNSCTRTDLIFKPVADSKLARKREERDRKIAEKERERRQQQQQQQQQQQQQAQAAQQAAQQAKLKAELKPPYADTPALRQLSEYARPHVAFRELEDLKNAQAAAAASQSRLDPHWMEYYRMRGMHPSQFPLYANPAAISQMERERLGIPPPHHVSMDPNEHMIRLTREYHAHSHTHLHLPSQQQQEAGFQLPPNVGPYPRPNMLMQREPHSDVLLRMSYADQLQAAEFQRQSLHDQYFRQRPR from the exons ATGGCGGCCTCCACTCAAGGAGAAATACGAGTGGGTCCCGGCCACCAGGTAATCGATGTCTAT GCAAAACTGCCCGATTATAATCCAATTTCAAGTTTTCCCGTTGATAAAGAAATCGATGAGCGTGAATTAGAAGAACCACGATGGAGTCCTGGAATAGTTGCCGATGGAGATTTAATAATGTTTGTACGTGCAGCACGTTCCATGGCAGCATTTCaag GCATGTGTGATGGAGGTTTAGAAGATGGTTGTTTAGCAGCAAGTCGTGATGATACTACAATAAATGCACTTGACGTT ttACATGATTCCGGTTATGATACAGGAACCGCCCTACAAGCTCTAGTTAAGTGTCCAGTTTCCAAAGGAATTGATAAAAAATGGACagaagatgaaacaaaaaaatttataaaaggtcTAAGACAATTTGGCAAGAATTTCTTTCGTATTCACAAAGATCTATTACCGCACAAAGAAACCCCCGAGCTTGTTGAATTCTACTATTTGTGGAAAAAGACTCCAGGCGCTAATAATAATCGACCACATCGTCGTCGGCGACAATCATCGTTGCGCCGTAATCGTGTAACACGTGCCAGTAACGCACCACCAACGAAAAAAGAGGACACACCCGAACCTCAAGTACCAATTGAACCAATTCCCGTAGCTAAAGAAGAGAACAGCTCATTGACCGAAGACGAAGCCAGTGAATGTGATAGTGATTCAAGCTTAACCAACAAAAGGGATGAATCACCATCTAGAATGAGGACACGTAATAAACCacaacaaaacaataataagGAACAAGTGGCAAATGGTAAGAGACCGAAACGAGGTGGAACCGAAACGCCAGAAGTTACCGATACAAACAGTCCCAAAACACCAACCAAAACGGAGAGCAATAATAAACGCAAGCAGGCGAAACAGGATACGCCTAACAAGAAGAAGAGGTCCGATACGGACGGAGACATCACCGATGATAGTAAGGAGAAGAGAAAGAGATCGGACAGTCCGGTGGAGAGCATGAATTCGGACAGTCGTCCCGATTCGGTGCTGGATGAGGGTGAAAATACAAATGATACACCTGATCCACCGCAGTTGGCTATTGCTCCGCCCAAAGAAGTCGAAGATAAAGTGGTGGACGAAAAGGTTATCGTTCCTGTTGTTGTTGAACATCAAGCTGTGAAAGTTGAAAAAGAACTGGAACAGGACGAAGAAACCAACCAGCAAGCACCGATTGTTGTAGTTCAGCAGCCACAACAGTTATCGCCAGAGAAACAGTGTCCTGATGAAATCGAGAAAATGCCACAACCGCCGATAGTTAATGATCAGTTAAATGAGAACGATGTGTCACAGGAAATACCGGTGCAGCTTCCTGCTGTTATTCCACCTCCAGAAGAGATGGTTAATAATGGTGGCTATGTTCCCAAGGAACAGGAAATGCTCTCTAAGATCGCCAACATGAAGCAGGAGACGAATATTGCCCTGCAACCGGCTGTTATCGGAGTGGTACCACCACCAACTCAGCCCGTACTAGCACCAGTAGTAGTACCACCTCAACCACCAATGGAGTTTTCAGCTAAAGAAGTGTACATTAAAAAAGAACCACTGGACGATTCGTCTTCAATGGATGCAACATGTAATCAAAATAGCAATGAACCACAAGACCTGAAGGTCAAAATTGAGGTCAAGAGCGAGGAACCCAAGCCAAATGTAAATATTTCCCCAGCTGGCATGTCTGTTGGACTGCCACCTCCGTCAGCGCTCAATCCTCAAGCGTGTGTCAACGAGATGCCAGAGCATAAATACGACACTCAACAGCCACCACCTCCATTCGATGGTCACATCAAGTTTAACAATCCCAGCAGCGAAATGAAATATCCTGGAGATATTGAAATGAAGTACAACGATCAAATCAAGTACAACCCAGCAGGCGAGGTTGTTGCGAAATTCCCTCATGAAATGAAATATCCACCGCCATGTGAACCGATGAAATATGGACAGGAGTTGCCAGGCAAATACGAATTAAAATACGGTATGGAGCATGGCGGCTTGCCACCAAAGTCATTCAATGAACCTATCAAAATCCCAGATCTCAAGGCAtatcagcagcagcaacaacatcaACCCCATCAACCGCCGCCTTCACAGGAGAACCAACAGATGAAGTATCCTCCATTAGGTAGCGGTGATTCCAATCAACAACAGCAGAACCCCGTTGCAATGCCAAAACCACACTATCAGGCTGACATTCATTCTTTGTCCCGCTCGCCTTACGATTCGAGCATAATGCTTAAATATGGCGATCCAATGGGTGCTAAATATGGTCTGGGACCACCACCTGGACACCAACAGCCGCAGGATTTGAAATACCCTCCACCGGATGGTGCACTCAAATCGGCCTACCATGGGGAAAATCTTATCAAAAGTAGTCCGTTTGGTGATCCTCAAGGTGTTGTCAATAAGTATCCGCCTTCAGAAAGTCCCATTGACGCTTCGTCTCGGTCTACACCCGGTCAGGATAGTCAGGGAAGTAATAGCAATTCGCAGCAGTCACAACAGTTTCATTCACCACATCCCTCACCCCATATGCCTTCAGCTGTGCCCGCGGGCATGCACCCACAGAACTTGGTTTCGCAGCAACATCCTGGTATGCCACCGAACTCGTTGCATCATCCAACACCCACACACCCAGGAATGCTCAGTTCGCTGGCTTCACAACAGCAACAATTGCAGCATCAGCATCAACTTCAACAACAGCAGcttcaacaacaacatcaacaacaacagcaacaacaacaacaacagcaagcaCAACAAgtgcagcagcaacaacaacagcaacagcagcaacaacaacagcagcagcaacaacaacaacagcaacaacaacaacaacagcagcaacaacaacagcagtcACAAAATTCCAACTCGTCGAATATACAAACTTCATCTTCATCAAGTATGTTAATGCCACCATCATCGGGTCCAAACATACTAATGCCACCAAGTTCGTTGCAACATATGCAACCTGGTGGGCCAAGTCATTTGCCGCCACTGCATAGACCACACCAAGATATTCCACAATCTCTTCATCATCCTGGTATTCCTCTCTCCCTACAAGGACATGGTGGGCATGGAATTCCACCTCCTCCACAAAGTCATCATCCTTCATCCATGCAACAGCAATCGCCAGCTGGACAACAACAAGGAGTACGAACGCCATCACCTGCTCAACAACGCCCCATGGAGtctcaaaataattcaaactCCCAAAACAGCAATAGCCGGGAACAGCAAATGCAACAGCAGCCTCCTCATCGAACATCACCTCTTCCGGGACTATCGAATCCACAGGGAATGCTTGGTCACCCAATGCCGCTTCACCCTCACATGCACATGCAAGGTCACCCAGTGCACCATGCAGCCCATATGATGGGTGGGCCTGGAATGGGCGGTGCAGGAGGACCTGGTGCTCCTCTGTCTCTGATCGGAACAGCGAtgagcggactaaacgactccGGAATTAGTAGACGTACCCCACCTGTAGGTGGAATTCCTTCGTCGGTGTCATCCGCTTCCTCTGTACAAACCACAACAACGGTGCCATCATCTGCATTTAGCCGAGCAAGTCCCAGCGTCCAAAACAGTTCAGGACCATCTCAAGGACCTCCACAAATGCACATAAACTCCTCTTCTGGTTCTTCCTCTCATCGACCGTCATCTCCAGCATCTAGTGGAGGCAGCATAAGCCGCCAATCTCCTCTCCACCCAGTGCCACAGAGTCCTCTAGGTCATCACCCCTCTGCATCGGCTCTTTCAGCTGCCGCAGCTGCAGTGGCTGAACGCGATCGTCATGCTTTGCTACGTCAACAATCACCGCATATGACTCCCCCACCGGTGTCTAGTGCATCAGCATTAATGGCCAGTCCTCTTAGTAAAATGTACGGCCCTCAGGCTCAACGGGGTTTGGGAACTTCACCACCTCCCCATTTGCGTCCTGGTGCATCACCGCCCGTGATACGACATCCGCAGATGCCACTTCCTCTTCCCTTAATCGGACCTGGAGCGGCAATGCCCCAAATGGGAGTGCATCCAGGTCAGGCGCCATACCCCCATCACCTGCTGCACCCTTCAATGTTCTACTCGCACCATCACAATCCTTTCAACTCACCTTACCCATACCATCCGTATGGTCCTGGCTTCCCAACGGCGTACATGAAACCTCCTCCGCCGGCGGGACCACTCGATCCAGCGGCGGTTATGGCTCACCATCAGGGCATACCACCACAATCGACAGCAACCCGTCCCGAAGAGAGCTCACACTCGTCGGCGATGGATAAGCAAAACATGCAAAATATGCAGCACAAAATCAAACCACCCACACCAAAGACGCCACAAGGTAGCAACAGTGGCAATAGCGCTAGTTCAACTCCAACCGGTGTTGGAGGACCAGTCGGACCAGGTGGACCCGGCTCAGGTGGAGGAGGCGGAGGTGGAGGTGGTGGTGGTCCACCACCACAATCTCAGTATCCTGGTTCTCATCCCGCTTATCCACCACAGCAACATCCAGCGTTCCAAGAGAACTCTCCAACGCTCGTCAAGCCTACAAGTCACATGGACGCGTTGCGTGCACATGCGCACTCGGCGAGTAGTAATTTAGGCAGCCATCATTCAACTGAACCTT TACCAATCGATATTGAACCAGATCCAGAGCCAGAAATTCCAAGTCCTACGCACAACATTCCTCGTGGACCTAGTCCCGAGGCTAAACCTGATGACACCGAATGCCATCGATCACAATCTGCAAT atttgTAAGGCACATTGACAGAGGAGACTACAACTCCTGCACAAGAACTGATTTGATATTCAAACCAGTTGCTGACTCGAAATTGGCACGCAAACGAGAAGAACGTGACCGAAAGATTGCCGAAAAGGAAAGAGAACGAAGACAG caacaacaacagcagcaacaacaacagcaacagcaggCCCAGGCTGCCCAACAAGCTGCTCAACAGGCCAAACTTAAAGCTGAATTGAAACCTCCCTACGCTGATACACCTGCCCTTCGACAGCTTTCCGAGTATGCAAGGCCACATGTTGCATTCAG GGAACTTGAAGACCTGAAGAACGCACAAGCAGCTGCTGCTGCAAGCCAATCACGATTGGATCCACACTGGATGGAATACTATAGGATGAG agGAATGCATCCTTCGCAATTCCCACTATATGCGAATCCCGCTGCAATATCACAAATGGAAAGGGAACGCCTCGGAATACCACCACCACATCACGTTAGCATGGATCCAAACGAGCACATG ATACGATTGACCCGAGAATATCATGCACATTCTCATACTCATTTACATTTGCCTTCACAGCAACAACAGGAAGCCGGATTTCAACTGCCAC cGAATGTTGGACCATATCCGAGACCAAATATGCTTATGCAGAGGGAACCCCATTCGGATGTTTTACTTCGGATGTCGTACGCTGATCAGCTTCAg GCGGCTGAATTCCAAAGGCAATCCCTTCATGATCAGTATTTCAG ACAAAGACCGAGATAA